A window of Candidatus Atribacteria bacterium ADurb.Bin276 contains these coding sequences:
- the araQ_5 gene encoding L-arabinose transport system permease protein AraQ yields the protein MKRNQITTTIKYLIAILISIIWILPFLGIVMTSIRPLEEVIYGWWNMKPFTPSMVNYINAWNHPTAPLSQGTFNSLLVAFPSTLIPIFAASLAAYGFARFRLPLLSSLFILVILLMALPQQMIAIPIFQLMKNLNLLNTYTGLFLIHSAWGIPWIIFFLRNFFITLPIEIEESAKIDGASDFVVFTRIILPVSWPALISSIVLQFMWVWSDFFLALILVYTPSKLLATQRIPLMRGQYHVDWGVLTAASIVSMIAPLFIFAFLQKYYIKGLIGWTTK from the coding sequence ATGAAGAGAAATCAAATTACCACTACAATAAAATACCTTATAGCAATTTTAATATCTATCATTTGGATTCTTCCTTTTTTAGGAATTGTTATGACTTCAATTCGACCCCTCGAAGAAGTAATCTATGGTTGGTGGAATATGAAACCATTTACCCCTTCGATGGTGAATTACATAAATGCTTGGAATCATCCTACTGCTCCTCTCTCCCAGGGCACTTTCAATTCACTGCTAGTCGCTTTCCCCTCAACCCTAATTCCCATTTTTGCTGCTTCACTAGCAGCCTATGGTTTTGCTCGATTTCGTCTTCCTTTACTGTCCTCGCTATTTATTCTGGTTATTCTACTGATGGCTCTCCCTCAACAAATGATTGCGATTCCAATTTTTCAGCTGATGAAAAATTTAAACCTTCTGAATACTTATACTGGATTATTTCTTATCCATTCAGCGTGGGGTATACCTTGGATTATCTTTTTTCTTCGAAATTTCTTTATTACCCTTCCAATTGAAATTGAAGAGTCCGCCAAGATTGATGGGGCTTCGGATTTTGTAGTTTTTACTCGAATTATCCTTCCAGTATCCTGGCCAGCACTCATATCTTCGATTGTTCTTCAATTTATGTGGGTTTGGAGCGATTTTTTCTTGGCTCTTATTCTTGTCTATACCCCCAGTAAACTTCTTGCTACCCAGAGAATACCTCTTATGAGAGGTCAATATCATGTCGACTGGGGCGTTCTTACTGCTGCTTCAATTGTCTCGATGATTGCTCCCCTCTTCATCTTCGCTTTCTTACAAAAATATTACATTAAAGGCTTAATCGGCTGGACAACGAAATAA
- the araP_2 gene encoding L-arabinose transport system permease protein AraP yields the protein MDLFHHRKRRKSLKTTLRQIVFFLPALILMITFLLYPVLNTLWMSFFSEENQFVFLDNYKNVLSSKDVVNRKGFTQGFPMGALPHNFLWILIHLPLTTFLGLVLAVLFKDLKYNFIFKSAIFLGMVTPMVIGGVILRFIYEKEVGIFNAVLGLFGFQIRTWTAYPETALLSLIFGSVWLWTGFSMIIYSSGLGNIPKEYYEAAAIDGATPFIIFFRITIPLLKQMTIVVITMTILWELKIFDLVYVATMGGPGGASNVMALQMYFYAFRQFNFQNASVIATLLMLLTLLVTIPLIKSSLGEER from the coding sequence TCCTGCGTTAATTTTAATGATCACATTCTTGCTTTATCCGGTTTTAAATACCCTTTGGATGAGCTTTTTCTCTGAAGAGAATCAATTTGTTTTTTTGGATAACTATAAAAATGTTTTATCCAGCAAAGATGTTGTCAACCGGAAGGGATTCACCCAGGGCTTTCCCATGGGAGCACTCCCTCATAACTTTTTATGGATCTTAATCCACCTCCCCCTTACTACGTTTTTAGGCCTTGTTCTTGCCGTTCTATTTAAAGACTTGAAATACAACTTTATCTTTAAATCGGCCATTTTCTTAGGCATGGTCACTCCCATGGTGATTGGTGGTGTCATTTTACGTTTTATTTATGAAAAAGAGGTAGGTATATTCAATGCGGTCTTAGGATTATTTGGATTCCAAATCCGCACCTGGACAGCTTACCCAGAAACCGCTCTTCTTTCGCTTATTTTCGGATCTGTCTGGTTGTGGACCGGCTTCAGCATGATTATTTACTCATCTGGTCTGGGCAATATTCCTAAAGAGTATTATGAAGCAGCTGCCATAGATGGTGCTACTCCATTTATTATTTTTTTCCGTATAACTATTCCACTTCTCAAACAAATGACCATCGTAGTTATTACGATGACTATTCTCTGGGAACTCAAAATTTTTGATTTAGTTTATGTAGCTACTATGGGTGGCCCTGGCGGAGCTTCTAATGTTATGGCTCTACAAATGTATTTCTATGCTTTTCGTCAATTCAATTTTCAAAATGCTTCAGTTATCGCAACCTTGCTGATGTTGCTCACTTTGTTGGTAACTATTCCTTTAATCAAAAGCAGCTTGGGAGAGGAAAGATGA